The Rana temporaria chromosome 2 unlocalized genomic scaffold, aRanTem1.1 chr2h, whole genome shotgun sequence genome window below encodes:
- the LOC120921601 gene encoding zinc finger protein 271-like produces MEAKRIAHKKVHTGEKMYKCSECDQACTRRYGLLIHQRIHTKERPYPCSKCDKSFRQRGSLASHEKVHTGERSYECPECGKAFARKDGLRLHQKSHTKERPYPCPECGKSFRQKGYLIRHQRIHSGVKPFKCSECDKVFTSKSELVTHLRVHTGEKPYPCSECDKAFRQSTDLLKHQRIHSGNRPYKCSECDKAFTVKTKLIIHQRIHTGEKPFQCSECDKAFRDNSVLISHLKTHTGKKPYQCSECDKAFAQKGSFIAHQRLHTGDRPYKCLECNKAYSSESKLIVHQRNHTGETPYQCSECSKAFTVESSLIRHKRIHTGEKPYQCSECSKAFTVSSSLLAHQRIHTGEKPYACSECDKAFKTRPEFILHQRVHTGEKPYKCSECNRAFSVESSLIRHRRLHTGEKPFQCLECEKAFRWKQDLNAHQKIHTG; encoded by the coding sequence ATGGAGGCAAAACGTATCGCACACAAGAAGGTTCACACCGGAGAGAAGATGTataagtgttctgaatgtgaccaAGCTTGTACAAGGAGGTATGGTCTACTCATacatcagaggattcacactAAAGAGAGGCCGTATCCATGTTCTAAATGTGACAAATCTTTTAGACAGAGGGGAAGTCTCGCCAGCCACGAgaaggttcacactggagagaggtCGTATGAGTGTCccgaatgtggcaaagcttttgcgaggaagGATGGTCTTCGCTTACATCAGAAGAGTCACACTAAAGAGAGGCCGTATCCGTGTCCTGAATGCGGCAAATCTTTTAGACAGAAGGGATATCTTATCCGCCACCAGAGGATTCACAGTGGAGTTAAGCCGTttaagtgttctgaatgtgacaaagtttTTACATCCAAGTCGGAACTCGTCACGCATCtgagggttcacactggagagaagccttaTCCGTGTTCAgaatgtgataaagcttttaGGCAATCAACGGATCTTCTCAAACACCAGAGGATCCACAGCGGAAATAGGCCATATAAGTGTTCTGAATGCGACAAAGCTTTTACAGTGAAGACAAAGCTTATcatacaccagaggattcacactggagagaaaccaTTTCAGTGTTCAGAGTGTGATAAAGCTTTCAGAGACAATTCAGTTCTTATTAGTCACCTGAAGACTCACACTGGAAAGAAGCCGtatcaatgttctgaatgtgacaaagcttttgcaCAGAAGGGAAGTTTTATCGCACACCAGAGGCTCCACACAGGAGATAGGCCATATAAGTGTTTAGAATGTAATAAAGCTTACTCATCAGAGTCTAAACTCATCGTACACCAGAGGAATCACACAGGAGAAAccccatatcagtgttctgaatgtagtAAAGCTTTTACAGTAGAGTCAAGCCTTATCAGACACAAgcggattcacactggagagaagccatatcaatgttctgaatgtaGTAAAGCTTTTACAGTATCGTCGAGCCTTCTcgcacaccagaggattcacactggagagaagccatatgcgtgttctgaatgtgacaaagcctTTAAAACCAGGCCAGAGTTTATCCTACATcagagggttcacactggagagaaaccaTATAAGTGTTCTGAATGTAACAGAGCTTTTTCAGTAGAATCGAGCCTTATCAGACACCGCAGGCTTCACACCGGAGAGAAGCCATTTCAGTGTTTAGAATGTGAAAAAGCTTTTAGATGGAAGCAAGATCTTAATGCACACCAGAAGATTCACACTGGATAG